One stretch of Erpetoichthys calabaricus chromosome 14, fErpCal1.3, whole genome shotgun sequence DNA includes these proteins:
- the vat1 gene encoding synaptic vesicle membrane protein VAT-1 homolog, translating to MSGEQATAAEPPKQEEDKKPQDETKLEDEQQQQQQAATAAAAATPAQEEASYRALLLSGYGGYDKVKLHTKKGAPAPKAGELLLRVKACGLNFADLMARQGLYDRLPSPPVTPGMECSGVVEAVGEGVSERQVGDKVIAMNKFGMWQELVVVPVGHTFLMPDGMSFEEAAALPVNYVTAYMMLFDFGNLRPNQSVLVHMAAGGVGIAATQLCQTVQNVTVFGTSSSSKHEVIKQNGVTHAIDYRTMDYVDEIRKISPKGVDVVLDPLGGSDTSKAFNLLKPMGKLVTYGAANLLTGQKKNIMALAKTWWNQFSINAIQLMHSNKAVCGYHLGCLDGEMELIGTVMKTLLELYKQGKVKPKVDSVWPFEQVGDAMRQMQERKNVGKVLLVPEVKKEEN from the exons ATGTCCGGCGAGCAGGCTACAGCAGCGGAGCCTCCCAAGCAGGAGGAAGACAAGAAGCCGCAGGACGAGACGAAGCTGGAAGAcgagcaacagcagcagcagcaggcggcgacagcagcagcagcggcGACTCCCGCTCAGGAGGAAGCCTCGTACCGCGCCCTGCTTCTCTCAGGCTACGGCGGCTACGACAAAGTGAAGCTGCACACCAAGAAGGGCGCGCCCGCCCCCAAAGCCGGCGAGCTGCTGCTGCGGGTCAAAGCCTGCGGCTTGAACTTCGCCGACCTGATGGCCAGGCAGGGACTCTACGACCGGCTGCCCTCCCCGCCCGTTACGCCCGGGATGGAGTGCTCGGGGGTCGTGGAGGCGGTTGGCGAAGGAGTGAGCGAGCGACAG GTTGGTGACAAGGTTATTGCGATGAACAAGTTCGGCATGTGGCAGGAGCTCGTGGTTGTGCCAGTCGGCCACACTTTCCTGATGCCAGATGGCATGAGCTTTGAAGAGGCCGCAGCCCTGCCAGTCAACTATGTGACCGCCTACATGATGCTCTTCGACTTTGGAAACTTGCGACCAAACCAAAGTGTCCTGGTGCACATGGCGGCAG GTGGCGTGGGGATTGCTGCAACACAGCTGTGCCAGACTGTCCAGAATGTCACCGTGTTCGGCACGTCCTCCTCCTCCAAACATGAAGTAATCAAGCAGAATGGAGTCACACACGCCATCGACTACCGGACCATGGATTACGTGGACGAGATCCGCAAAATTTCTCCCAAAG GTGTGGATGTTGTCCTGGACCCTCTTGGGGGGTCCGATACTAGCAAAGCCTTCAACCTGCTCAAACCGATGGGAAAACTCGTCACGTATG GTGCTGCCAACCTCCTGACTGGCCAGAAGAAGAACATCATGGCACTGGCAAAGACCTGGTGGAATCAGTTCAGCATCAATGCCATCCAGCTGATGCACTCCAACAAGGCGGTGTGTGGCTATCACCTCGGGTGCCTGGATGGCGAGATGGAGCTCATTGGCACCGTGATGAAGACTCTGCTCGAGCTCTACAAGCAAGGCAAGGTCAAGCCCAAGGTGGACTCGGTGTGGCCTTTTGAGCAG GTGGGAGATGCCATGAGGCAGATGCAGGAAAGGAAGAATGTCGGCAAAGTCCTTTTGGTGCCCGAGGTCAAGAAGGAAGAGAATTAA